From Coffea arabica cultivar ET-39 chromosome 2e, Coffea Arabica ET-39 HiFi, whole genome shotgun sequence, the proteins below share one genomic window:
- the LOC140036351 gene encoding uncharacterized protein, with product MADKAITGIKVGRNCRGISHLFFADDALLCCKAIPQEAQVLKDILEKYAKASGQQVNFDKFAAYFRRNTNLDIRRTICGKLGNLKEAYSGKYLGLPMVIGKSLKAMVIALPNHTMSCFKLLKGLCRDICKQIANFWWGIDDQKRKVHWIKWRSITEIKGKGGLGFRDLEHFNTTLLAKQLWRILLKLNILVSKVLKAKYMRTDYVLYR from the coding sequence ATGGCTGACAAGGCTATTACAGGAATCAAGGTAGGTAGGAACTGTCGAGGAATTTCTCATCTATTCTTTGCAGATGATGCACTACTTTGCTGCAAAGCCATACCTCAGGAAGCTCAGGTGCTAAAAGATATATTGGAGAAATATGCAAAAGCTTCAGGCCAACAAGTGAACTTTGATAAATTTGCTGCTTACTTCCGCAGAAATACAAATTTGGATATTAGAAGAACAATCTGTGGAAAGCTGGGAAATCTAAAGGAAGCGTATAGTGGAAAGTATCTTGGACTTCCAATGGTGATAGGCAAATCACTGAAAGCAATGGTGATAGCCTTACCCAACCACACAATGTCTTGCTTCAAGCTTCTAAAGGGATTATGCAGGGATATCTGTAAGCAAATTGCCAACTTCTGGTGGGGAATAGatgaccaaaaaagaaaagttcatTGGATAAAATGGAGGAGCATAACTGAGATAAAAGGGAAAGGAGGTTTAGGATTCAGGGATTTGGAGCATTTTAACACAACATTGTTAGCAAAGCAATTGTGGAGAATCTTACTAAAGCTAAACATATTAGTGAGCAAAGTTCTAAAAGCAAAATACATGAGAACTGATTATGTTCTCTATAGGTAG
- the LOC140036350 gene encoding uncharacterized protein, whose product MIDIFAALHYTEDRQLTFAVFQLERATCSWWNVIRMKWEREQTLRTCVNFMKEFNAKYFPPLIQKKKKDEFIRVRQGAQTVAEYESQFTRLSKFAPELIVTEQRRIRRFVEEMNVEIQKDLAVAQINTFSDVVEKVQQVESTRLQVRTFQVKKRGLPGSSSGQGNKNAPPKFGRGTDRIKLPEMPRGAPSRGSLGGREQQRGASQEGSTLASRVSCGYCGKPNHTEENCWRKERKCLRYGSADHQIANYLVPPREESRT is encoded by the coding sequence atgattgatattttcgCCGCTTTGCATTATACTGAGGATAGACAGCTGACTTTTGCTGTCTTCCAGTTGGAGAGAGCAACCtgttcttggtggaatgtgataaGAATGAAGTGGGAAAGAGAGCAAACCCTAAGAACTTGCGTAAACTTCATGAAGGAGTTTAATGCAAAATATTTTCCGCCTCTGattcagaagaaaaaaaaggatgagTTTATTAGGGTTCGCCAGGGAGCTCAAactgtagctgagtatgaaagtCAATTTACTAGATTATCTAAGTTTGCTCCCGAACTAATCGTGACCGAGCAAAGGCGAATAAGGCGATTTGTTGAAGAGatgaatgttgagattcaaaaggatttagcGGTAGCCCAAATCAATACATTTAGTGATGTGGTAGAGAAAGTCCAACAGGTCGAGAGTacgaggctacaagttagaaccTTTCAAGTGAAGAAACGGGGTTTGCCTGGTAGTAGCTCAGGTCAAGGGAACAAGAATGCACCTCCTAAGTTTGGAAGAGGGACTGACAGAATAAAACTTCCGGAGATGCCAAGAGGAGCCCCGTCAAGAGGAAGTCTAGGTGGGAGAGAACAACagagaggtgcctcacaagaaGGCTCGACATTAGCTTCCCGTGTTTCTTGTGGTTATTGTGGGAAGCCGAATCACACAGAGGaaaattgttggaggaaagaaagaaaatgcttACGCTATGGAAGTGCCGATCATCAGATTGCTAATTATCTAGTTCCACCTCGAGAAGAGAGTAGGACCTAG